Part of the Candidatus Hydrogenedens sp. genome, GAAAGGTAAAAACATCTTTTTCCCTATTGGATGGGATGATAACGGGTTGCCCACAGAAAGACGAGTTCAAAACTACCTTAATGTTCGTTGTGAACCTTCAATGCCTTATGACCCCAATCTAAAAGTATCTCCAGGTAAAAAGGGGACACCCCCTCTTGCAGTGAGTAGAAAAAACTTTATAGAGTTATGTGACCAGGTTATTGTTGAAGATGAAAAGGCATTTCGGAATTTATGGACAAGGCTTGGAATGAGTTATGACTGGGACCTTGAATATGCAACTATTGACCGACATTGTCGCCTTATCTCTCAGGCAAGTTTCATAGAACTTTATAAAAAAGGAGAAATATATCAGGAAGAGAGACCCGTATTGTGGGATATAGATTATCAAACAGCCATTGCTCAAGCGGAACTTGTAGATAAAGAAGTTCCTTCCGCTTTTTACTATTTTCGTTTCCCTTTCCCTGATAGTGCTGATTATCTTGTCATAGCAACTACACGACCCGAATTACTTCCGGCTTGTGTGGCGGTTTTGGTTCATCCCGATGACGAGAGGTATAAACAATATATAGGCAAAACAATTTTAACACCATTATTCCATGTCCCCGTTCCTATTATGGCAGATGAGAAAGCAGAACCGAACAAGGGAACAGGGGTAGTTATGGTATGTACCTTTGGAGACCAGACCGATGTGGAGTGGTGGAAACAGTTTAATTTACCTTTGCGACAGATTGTGGCAAGAAATGGTTCTTTATTACATGTAGAATTTGTAAATACTGATGAAAAAACAAAAGGTCTTTCAGATACAGGTCATTTGATAGTTCCTTCAAAAAACCCTCAAAAAGCCAATGAAGTATATTCTAAAATGCAAGGACTATATACAGGAAATGCCAAGAAGGTTATTGTTGAGATTGCAAATCAAACAGAGGGTGTAATTGACCGTCCTGAAACTCAAATTACTCATGCGGTTCGTTTTTTTGAAAAAGGGGATAGACCTTTAGAAATTTTTCCTACACGACAATGGTATACAAGAATTATAGATAAAAAAGAGGCACTTATTGAGCAGGGTAAGAAAATAAGTTGGTATCCCGATTATATGTATAAGCGATATGAACACTGGGTCGAAGGGTTAAATCAAGATTGGTGTTTAAGCCGACAAAGATTTTTTGGTGTCCCTATTCCGGTATGGTATCCAATAAATGGAGATGGGGAAATAGTATATAGCAAACCTATTATGCCTGATATAAAAGACTTGCCAATTGACCCATTATCAGATGTCCCTGACGGTTATATAGAAGAGCAAAGAGACAAACCCAATGGCTTTACAGGGGAACCAGATGTCCTGGATACATGGGCTACAAGTTCGCTTACTCCGCAGATAGCAACGCATTGGTTCTTAAATCCAGAACGACATAAGAAATTGTTCCCGATGGATATACGACCTCAAGCCCATGATATTATTCGGACATGGGCTTTTTACACTATTGTAAAAGCCTATCTTCATGACGGTGATATTCCCTGGAAAAATGTCGTGTTGAGTGGTTGGATATTAGACCCTGACCGTAAAAAAATGTCAAAAAGTCATGGGAATGTAGTAACACCCGAACCCCTGATTGAGCAACATGGGGCAGATAGTGTGCGTTATTGGTCAGCCAAAGCCCGATTGGGGGTAGATACCGCTTATGATGAACAGGCTTTTAAGGTGGGTAGAAAACTATGCACAAAGTTATTTAATGCAAGTAAGTTTGCAATTATGCAACTCCAAAATATTGATAGAGGATTGTTAAAAAAAGAAACCATACAAAACCCCATTGATATTGCGGTTATCAATGAACTAAAAACATGCATTCAAAGAGCCACAACCAGCTTTGAAGAATTTGATTATGCCCAATCATTAATGTTAATAGAGGAATTTTTCTGGAGTGTCTTCTGTGATAATTATTTAGAAATTATAAAACCTCGTGTGTATCAAACGGAATTAAATGAAGAACGGCTTTCTGCTTGTAGTGCTTTGCGTTTAATCCATCGAGCTATTGTTCGTTTATTTGCTCCGTATTTGCCCTATATAACAGAAGAAGTATGGAGTTGGGAATACTCAAATGACAGGGATATGGCGACTTCGGTTCATAAAAGTCCATGGCCTTCTATCCAGGAATTTGATGCTATCCCTACTGCAAAATACCCAGAATTATATGAAGTCCTTATTTCATTGATTAACCCTATTAGAAAAGCAAAAGCCGATGCAAATATAAGTTTGGCTGCACCTGTTACAAAGATAGAGGTTAAGTGCCCTTCAGCAATGACTGAAGTATGTCAAATACTTATAAAAGATGTTGTTGCCA contains:
- the valS gene encoding valine--tRNA ligase, with amino-acid sequence MDLPKNYDVKKIEENWIKTWKETGLYRWDPSKTREETFVVDTPPPTVSGSLHVGHMFSYSHQDFIVRYQRMKGKNIFFPIGWDDNGLPTERRVQNYLNVRCEPSMPYDPNLKVSPGKKGTPPLAVSRKNFIELCDQVIVEDEKAFRNLWTRLGMSYDWDLEYATIDRHCRLISQASFIELYKKGEIYQEERPVLWDIDYQTAIAQAELVDKEVPSAFYYFRFPFPDSADYLVIATTRPELLPACVAVLVHPDDERYKQYIGKTILTPLFHVPVPIMADEKAEPNKGTGVVMVCTFGDQTDVEWWKQFNLPLRQIVARNGSLLHVEFVNTDEKTKGLSDTGHLIVPSKNPQKANEVYSKMQGLYTGNAKKVIVEIANQTEGVIDRPETQITHAVRFFEKGDRPLEIFPTRQWYTRIIDKKEALIEQGKKISWYPDYMYKRYEHWVEGLNQDWCLSRQRFFGVPIPVWYPINGDGEIVYSKPIMPDIKDLPIDPLSDVPDGYIEEQRDKPNGFTGEPDVLDTWATSSLTPQIATHWFLNPERHKKLFPMDIRPQAHDIIRTWAFYTIVKAYLHDGDIPWKNVVLSGWILDPDRKKMSKSHGNVVTPEPLIEQHGADSVRYWSAKARLGVDTAYDEQAFKVGRKLCTKLFNASKFAIMQLQNIDRGLLKKETIQNPIDIAVINELKTCIQRATTSFEEFDYAQSLMLIEEFFWSVFCDNYLEIIKPRVYQTELNEERLSACSALRLIHRAIVRLFAPYLPYITEEVWSWEYSNDRDMATSVHKSPWPSIQEFDAIPTAKYPELYEVLISLINPIRKAKADANISLAAPVTKIEVKCPSAMTEVCQILIKDVVAMLHVNEYDVIEGNEKIEVLVNI